From a single Bacillus sp. (in: firmicutes) genomic region:
- the pyrR gene encoding bifunctional pyr operon transcriptional regulator/uracil phosphoribosyltransferase PyrR, with product MVPKAMVLDEQAIRRALTRIAHEIIERNKGIDDCVLVGIRTRGIYLAQRLAEKIEQIEGQAVPVGELDITLYRDDLSKISPDKEPKVKGSEIPVSIQDKKVILVDDVLYTGRTVRAAMDALIDIERPAAIQLAVLVDRGHRELPIRADFVGKNIPTSRTEKIVVQLKEVDENDSVTIHEN from the coding sequence ATGGTACCAAAAGCGATGGTACTGGATGAACAAGCGATTCGACGAGCGTTAACACGCATCGCTCATGAAATTATCGAGCGAAATAAAGGAATTGACGATTGTGTGCTTGTCGGTATCCGGACGAGAGGAATTTACTTAGCCCAACGATTAGCCGAAAAAATTGAACAAATTGAAGGGCAAGCGGTTCCAGTTGGTGAGCTCGATATTACCCTTTATCGGGACGATTTAAGTAAAATCTCACCAGATAAAGAACCAAAAGTGAAAGGATCCGAAATTCCTGTATCCATTCAGGATAAAAAAGTCATTTTAGTCGATGATGTATTGTATACAGGAAGAACGGTCCGCGCGGCGATGGATGCGCTCATTGATATCGAGCGGCCAGCAGCGATTCAACTGGCGGTATTAGTCGATCGCGGTCACCGGGAGCTGCCGATTCGCGCTGATTTTGTCGGTAAAAATATTCCTACATCCCGAACCGAAAAAATTGTTGTGCAACTAAAAGAAGTGGATGAAAATGATAGCGTAACGATTCATGAAAACTAA